Proteins encoded by one window of Caldisericum sp.:
- the cas4 gene encoding CRISPR-associated protein Cas4 — protein MEKDDAFDKLRITGLKVNYLHVCKRKLWFFDRGIGMENTSDKVLLGALLQDYSYPKEKKRDVLIDDLIQIDLLDADTVREIKYSDKLKEADRAQILYYLYYLKKNGVHKIGVINYPKMKKREEIILTEELEKEVENDLIKIKEVLNLDRPPKAEKKPYCSKCAYYELCWS, from the coding sequence ATGGAAAAAGACGATGCTTTTGATAAATTAAGAATAACAGGACTAAAGGTAAACTATCTTCATGTGTGTAAGAGAAAACTTTGGTTTTTTGATAGAGGAATAGGTATGGAAAATACATCCGATAAAGTTCTTTTAGGTGCGCTCCTTCAAGATTATTCATATCCGAAAGAGAAGAAAAGAGATGTTTTGATTGATGACCTTATCCAGATTGATTTGCTTGATGCGGATACAGTAAGAGAGATAAAATATTCTGATAAATTAAAAGAAGCCGACAGAGCACAAATCCTGTACTATCTTTATTATCTTAAAAAGAATGGTGTTCATAAAATTGGGGTTATAAATTATCCAAAGATGAAGAAGCGAGAAGAAATTATCTTGACAGAGGAACTTGAAAAAGAAGTTGAGAACGATCTAATAAAGATCAAAGAGGTTTTAAATCTTGACCGACCTCCAAAGGCTGAGAAAAAACCTTACTGCTCGAAATGCGCTTACTACGAACTTTGCTGGAGTTAA